From the genome of Pseudomonas sp. Teo4, one region includes:
- a CDS encoding nicotinamide-nucleotide amidohydrolase family protein → MDPITTLSTRLGEHLRRFGAQVTTAESCTGGGIAEAITRVPGSSAWFEAGYVTYSNAQKTRQLDVPEALFTQVGAVSREVVEAMVRGAQAASGARFAVAVSGVAGPDGGSVAKPVGTVWLAWADGEHVRSEHRHFDGDREAVRRQTVIAALDGLLQLGGD, encoded by the coding sequence ATGGACCCAATTACCACGCTTTCCACACGCCTGGGCGAGCACCTGCGACGCTTCGGCGCTCAGGTCACCACTGCCGAGTCCTGCACCGGCGGCGGCATTGCCGAGGCCATCACCCGTGTGCCGGGCAGTTCGGCCTGGTTCGAGGCGGGCTACGTGACTTATTCCAATGCCCAGAAAACCCGTCAGTTGGATGTGCCCGAAGCCTTGTTCACCCAGGTTGGTGCCGTCAGCCGGGAAGTGGTCGAAGCCATGGTTCGTGGTGCGCAGGCTGCCAGCGGGGCGCGCTTCGCGGTCGCGGTCAGCGGCGTTGCCGGGCCTGATGGGGGTTCCGTCGCCAAGCCGGTGGGTACCGTTTGGTTGGCCTGGGCCGATGGCGAGCATGTGCGCAGCGAGCACCGACACTTCGATGGCGACCGTGAAGCGGTGCGCCGACAAACGGTGATCGCCGCGTTAGACGGCTTGTTACAGCTTGGCGGCGACTAA